From a single Phacochoerus africanus isolate WHEZ1 chromosome 11, ROS_Pafr_v1, whole genome shotgun sequence genomic region:
- the LOC125111123 gene encoding olfactory receptor 51I2 has protein sequence MGLFNVTHPAFFLLTGIPGLESSQIWLAGPLCGMYAVALGGNAVILQAVRVEPSLHEPMYVFLSMLSCSDVAMALATLPTVLRTFCLNARTIDFDACLIQMFLIHSFSMMESGILLAMSFDRYVAICDPLRYAAVLTSEVIAGMGLAVTARSFITLVPLPFLFKRLPICRSNVLSHSYCLHPDMMKLACADIAVNSIYGLFVLVSTFGMDLLCIVLSYVLILRSVMAIASREERLRALNTCVSHILAVLAFYVPMIGVSTVHRFGKHAPRYVHILLSNVYLFVPPVLNPLIYSAKTKEIRRAIARVFHRITM, from the coding sequence ATGGGGCTGTTCAATGTCACCCACCCTGCCTTCTTCCTCCTGACCGGGATCCCTGGTCTGGAGAGCTCTCAGATCTGGCTCGCAGGACCCCTGTGTGGGATGTACGCTGTGGCTCTAGGGGGAAACGCGGTGATCCTGCAAGCTGTGCGAGTGGAGCCCAGCCTGCACGAACCCATGTACGTCTTCCTGTCCATGCTGTCCTGCAGCGACGTGGCCATGGCCCTGGCCACGCTGCCCACTGTGCTCAGAACCTTCTGCCTCAATGCCCGCACCATTGACTTTGATGCCTGCCTCATCCAGATGttcctcattcattccttctccaTGATGGAGTCAGGCATTCTGCTGGCCATGAGCTTCGACCGCTACGTGGCCATTTGTGATCCCTTGCGCTATGCCGCTGTGCTCACCAGTGAAGTCATTGCTGGGATGGGTTTAGCAGTGACAGCTCGGAGCTTCATCACCCTcgttcctcttcccttcctcttcaaGAGGCTGCCTATCTGTAGATCCAATGTTCTTTCTCACTCCTACTGCCTCCACCCGGACATGATGAAGCTGGCCTGTGCTGATATCGCTGTTAACAGCATCTACGGACTCTTTGTTCTTGTGTCCACCTTTGGCATGGACCTGTTATGTATCGTCCTCTCCTATGTGCTCATTCTGCGCTCGGTCATGGCCATTGCTTCTCGTGAGGAACGCCTCAGAGCCCTCAACACGTGTGTGTCACACATCTTGGCTGTCCTTGCGTTTTACGTACCCATGATCGGGGTGTCCACGGTGCACCGCTTCGGGAAGCACGCCCCACGCTACGTGCACATCCTTTTGTCTAACGTCTACCTCTTTGTGCCTCCTGTGCTCAACCCTCTCATCTACAGCGCCAAGACAAAGGAGATCCGCAGAGCTATCGCCCGCGTGTTTCACCGCATCACAATGTGA